In Planctomycetia bacterium, a single window of DNA contains:
- a CDS encoding DUF4340 domain-containing protein — MTENAKTLLFGATAIVLAAVAFLVTRPASSLSTAGNGVGELLYPDFKDPLSAGSLEIFSYDAETATPSDFRVALVNNQWVIPSHENYPTDAEKQLAGAAASVIDLKILEIKSDNSNEHELYGVLDPDPAKNEIKSGAEGAGVKVALDNKSGKPIVRLIIGKEDPSQSGVRFVRREGQDTVYLTKIDTAKLTTNFETWIEPDLLKVNSWDITSIDLDNYSINEAARKQEDVIKLGDQLSLTYDDAATEKRWKLDGLQEGEELNEERLNEVRDALDDLRIVDVRRKPAGLTADLKTSEGIALNDEAIDSLQQKGFFVLDGSLKSNEGEVIVGTKEGVEYVLRFGEIAADSAPSPATKPGEEAAATGQNRYIFIVAQFNPDRIEPPKLQPLPGEVQPEPANAEAAAETEGAAPTEPDAESATEPAADAATESTEQPANPNACQEAAPVETAVAEDVSTEAASEPVQPADAAAKAPDDVAADAVKQRIETENKRAQELYDQKVKDGQQKAKDLNDRFADWYYVISDEIYKKIKVTRADIIKGADPLTGEKNVLQEFEDLKNALPAAPVAPAEGDVQSDAATEPEPAPEAPNP, encoded by the coding sequence ATGACTGAAAACGCCAAGACGCTTCTCTTCGGCGCTACTGCAATTGTATTGGCGGCAGTGGCATTTCTCGTCACGCGCCCCGCGTCGTCGCTGAGCACTGCCGGGAACGGCGTGGGCGAGCTGTTGTATCCGGACTTCAAGGATCCGCTTTCGGCGGGAAGTCTGGAGATTTTTTCGTACGACGCCGAGACGGCCACGCCCAGCGACTTCCGCGTGGCGCTGGTGAACAATCAATGGGTAATCCCGTCGCATGAGAACTATCCGACGGACGCCGAGAAGCAATTGGCCGGCGCCGCGGCGAGCGTGATCGATCTCAAGATTCTGGAGATCAAGTCGGACAATTCCAACGAACACGAACTGTACGGCGTGCTGGATCCTGACCCGGCGAAGAACGAAATCAAGTCCGGCGCCGAAGGGGCTGGCGTGAAGGTGGCGCTCGACAACAAGTCGGGCAAGCCGATCGTGCGGCTGATCATCGGCAAGGAAGATCCCAGTCAGTCGGGCGTTCGCTTCGTGCGCCGCGAGGGGCAGGACACGGTCTATTTGACGAAGATCGACACGGCGAAGCTGACGACGAACTTCGAGACGTGGATCGAACCGGATCTGCTGAAGGTCAATTCGTGGGACATCACGTCGATCGACCTGGACAACTACTCCATCAACGAGGCGGCGCGGAAGCAGGAGGACGTTATCAAGCTCGGCGACCAGTTGTCGCTCACTTACGATGACGCCGCGACGGAGAAGCGCTGGAAACTGGACGGCCTGCAAGAAGGCGAAGAGTTGAACGAAGAGCGGCTCAATGAAGTGCGCGATGCGCTCGACGATTTGCGAATCGTGGACGTCCGCCGCAAGCCGGCCGGACTTACGGCCGATTTGAAAACGTCGGAAGGGATCGCGCTGAACGACGAGGCAATCGACTCGTTGCAGCAGAAGGGCTTCTTCGTGCTGGACGGCTCGCTGAAATCGAACGAAGGCGAAGTGATCGTCGGCACGAAGGAAGGTGTTGAGTACGTGCTGCGGTTCGGGGAGATCGCGGCCGACTCCGCGCCGTCGCCTGCGACGAAGCCCGGCGAGGAAGCGGCGGCAACGGGGCAGAATCGTTACATCTTCATTGTCGCGCAGTTCAACCCGGACCGCATTGAGCCGCCGAAGTTGCAACCGCTGCCGGGCGAGGTTCAGCCGGAACCGGCGAATGCGGAAGCCGCGGCCGAAACGGAAGGCGCGGCCCCGACGGAGCCGGACGCAGAATCCGCGACGGAACCGGCGGCGGATGCCGCCACGGAATCGACCGAGCAGCCGGCGAACCCGAATGCTTGCCAGGAGGCTGCGCCGGTGGAAACAGCGGTGGCCGAAGACGTGAGCACCGAGGCAGCCAGCGAACCGGTGCAGCCCGCCGATGCCGCGGCCAAGGCGCCGGACGACGTCGCCGCCGACGCGGTGAAGCAGCGCATTGAAACTGAGAACAAGCGGGCGCAGGAGCTTTACGATCAGAAGGTCAAAGACGGCCAGCAGAAGGCCAAGGATTTGAACGATCGCTTCGCAGACTGGTACTACGTGATTTCGGACGAGATCTACAAGAAGATCAAGGTCACGCGGGCGGACATCATCAAGGGCGCCGACCCGCTGACCGGCGAGAAGAACGTGCTGCAAGAATTCGAAGATCTCAAGAATGCGCTGCCCGCGGCGCCGGTCGCTCCGGCCGAGGGTGACGTCCAAAGTGATGCAGCGACAGAGCCGGAACCGGCGCCTGAAGCGCCCAATCCGTAG
- a CDS encoding Gldg family protein, which yields MPPFLISLGCIIGFLAVLGCVWYLLVRGLATWKRAAYAVLKRNFVSYFSNPTGYLFICLFVSLGSLCAFWPNEFFNSNLANLDQLNQYLPLVMLIFIPAITMSIWADERRQGTDELLLTIPAADTDIVLGKYLSTVAIFTVSLMFSLFSNFFVLGVLGNPDVGLFIATYVGYWFMGLAMLAIGMVASFLTGNLTVGFILGIAFNAPLAFASSANVIVSTSDWTNAIRRWSLAERFVDFGRGVISLSSVLYFVAIAAAMYYLSVVLIGRRHWLGGPNAANLVWHYLARIVSILVAVVGISVIAQAFDARQDVTTERLTALSPSTLQLLKNLDRPVRIDAYVSPSVPEEYVPTRLELLAKLREFDALGGEKVDVHVYETERFSQSAELAKDRHGIESQQVISHERGAIAVEDIYLGVAFSSGLEKVKVPFFEKGLPVEYELIRSVATVSEQKRKRLGVLMTDTPLFGSFNQMTFSMSENEPIINELEKQYEIVRVNSDQPIPDDLDVLLAVQPSSLGPEGMQSLVNAIRAGMPTAIFEDPYPMTMQVAATSAPRTPPGGMNMMQMQQPQQQPKGNIQELWDLLGVEFGDKDVVWQDYKPYRKLSDLPREIIFVDNAQPGNAQAFSGQDEITSQLQQLVLLGPGAIRQRTSSDLQFEKLVTTGLRTGTLDYEAIAASRNPFGGATEPPKYNNTSQNYVIAAHIKGKAKAQAVPMYADDPAAETTAAPSTDVAAPAAATAETPAATPAKKRDEMNVVLVSDIDMLGRQIFALRAQGKDPAAEVNFEFDNVTFVLNTLDDLAGDDRFIEIRKRRAAYRTLEAIEKQTGVFQEEAIAEVTAYNENFDKSVSDAKAQFETELDKVRKDTSLDPRQKRIMIEAIQETGQRRLLAKTDELKRQKDDNIEQAERKAQLEITRIQNRYKFLAVSLPPIPPLVVGLIVFFNRRAREREGVSRNRLRMT from the coding sequence ATGCCGCCGTTTCTGATTTCGCTGGGTTGCATCATCGGCTTTTTGGCCGTGCTGGGTTGCGTGTGGTACTTGCTGGTGCGCGGGCTGGCGACGTGGAAGCGGGCCGCCTACGCCGTGTTGAAGCGCAACTTCGTCAGCTATTTCAGCAACCCGACGGGCTACCTGTTCATTTGCCTGTTCGTGTCGCTGGGTTCGCTGTGCGCGTTCTGGCCGAATGAGTTCTTCAACTCGAACCTGGCCAATTTGGACCAGCTGAATCAGTATTTGCCGCTGGTGATGTTGATCTTCATCCCGGCGATCACGATGAGCATCTGGGCCGATGAGCGCCGGCAGGGAACGGACGAGTTGTTGTTGACGATTCCGGCCGCTGACACGGATATCGTGCTCGGTAAATACCTCTCGACCGTGGCGATCTTCACGGTTTCGCTGATGTTCTCGCTGTTCTCGAACTTCTTTGTGCTGGGCGTGCTTGGCAATCCGGACGTGGGGCTGTTTATCGCCACTTATGTCGGCTACTGGTTCATGGGCCTGGCGATGCTGGCCATCGGGATGGTGGCTTCGTTCCTGACCGGCAACCTGACGGTCGGCTTCATTCTGGGCATTGCGTTCAACGCTCCCTTGGCGTTCGCGTCTTCGGCGAACGTGATCGTTTCGACGAGCGACTGGACGAACGCGATTCGCCGCTGGAGCCTGGCCGAACGGTTCGTCGATTTCGGCCGCGGCGTGATCAGCCTGTCGAGCGTGTTGTACTTCGTGGCGATCGCCGCGGCGATGTACTACTTGAGCGTGGTGCTGATTGGCCGCCGGCATTGGCTGGGCGGCCCGAATGCGGCGAATCTGGTTTGGCATTACTTGGCTCGGATTGTTTCGATCCTCGTCGCCGTGGTGGGCATTAGCGTGATCGCGCAGGCCTTCGACGCGCGGCAGGATGTGACCACGGAGCGGCTCACCGCGCTGTCGCCCAGCACGCTCCAATTGCTCAAGAATCTGGATCGCCCGGTGCGAATCGACGCCTATGTCAGTCCTTCGGTGCCGGAAGAATACGTGCCGACTCGTTTGGAACTGCTGGCGAAGTTGCGCGAGTTTGACGCGCTCGGCGGGGAGAAGGTCGACGTGCATGTGTACGAGACGGAGCGGTTCAGCCAGAGCGCCGAACTGGCGAAGGACCGGCACGGCATCGAAAGCCAGCAAGTGATTTCCCACGAGCGCGGGGCGATCGCGGTGGAGGACATTTATCTGGGCGTGGCGTTTTCGTCCGGACTGGAAAAAGTCAAAGTGCCGTTTTTCGAGAAGGGTTTGCCGGTCGAGTACGAGTTGATCCGCTCGGTCGCCACGGTGAGCGAGCAGAAGCGCAAGCGGCTGGGCGTGTTGATGACCGACACGCCGCTGTTCGGCAGCTTCAATCAGATGACGTTCTCGATGTCGGAAAACGAGCCGATCATCAACGAGTTGGAGAAGCAATACGAAATCGTGCGCGTCAATTCGGACCAGCCGATTCCCGACGATCTGGACGTGCTGCTGGCCGTGCAGCCTTCGTCGCTTGGTCCGGAGGGGATGCAGAGCCTGGTGAACGCGATCCGCGCTGGGATGCCGACGGCGATCTTCGAAGACCCTTACCCGATGACGATGCAAGTCGCCGCGACGAGCGCCCCGCGCACGCCGCCGGGGGGCATGAATATGATGCAGATGCAGCAACCGCAGCAGCAGCCAAAGGGTAATATCCAGGAGCTCTGGGATTTGCTGGGCGTGGAATTTGGCGACAAAGACGTCGTCTGGCAGGACTACAAGCCGTATCGCAAGCTGAGCGACTTGCCGCGCGAGATCATCTTCGTCGACAACGCTCAACCGGGCAACGCCCAGGCCTTTAGTGGTCAGGACGAGATCACGTCGCAACTCCAGCAGCTCGTGTTGCTGGGCCCTGGCGCGATTCGCCAGCGGACGTCGTCGGACCTGCAATTCGAGAAACTGGTCACGACCGGTTTACGCACCGGCACTTTGGACTACGAGGCGATCGCGGCCTCGCGCAATCCGTTTGGCGGCGCCACGGAACCCCCGAAGTACAACAACACGTCGCAGAACTATGTCATTGCCGCGCATATCAAGGGTAAAGCCAAGGCGCAGGCAGTGCCGATGTACGCCGATGATCCTGCCGCGGAGACCACTGCGGCGCCGTCGACGGATGTTGCGGCGCCCGCGGCTGCAACGGCCGAAACGCCAGCGGCGACGCCGGCCAAGAAGCGCGACGAGATGAACGTCGTGCTGGTGAGCGATATCGACATGCTCGGAAGGCAGATTTTTGCACTCCGCGCGCAGGGCAAAGACCCGGCTGCCGAAGTGAACTTCGAATTCGACAACGTCACTTTCGTGTTGAATACACTCGACGATCTGGCGGGCGACGACCGCTTTATCGAGATTCGCAAACGTCGCGCGGCCTATCGCACGCTGGAAGCGATCGAAAAGCAGACCGGCGTGTTTCAGGAAGAGGCCATCGCCGAGGTGACGGCCTATAACGAGAACTTCGACAAGAGCGTCAGCGACGCCAAAGCGCAATTCGAAACTGAGTTGGACAAGGTTCGTAAGGACACGAGCCTCGACCCGCGGCAAAAGCGGATCATGATCGAAGCCATTCAGGAAACCGGACAGCGTCGTCTGCTGGCGAAGACTGATGAGTTGAAGCGACAGAAGGACGACAACATCGAGCAGGCGGAACGGAAAGCGCAACTGGAAATCACCAGAATTCAGAATCGCTATAAGTTCCTGGCGGTTTCGCTGCCGCCGATTCCGCCGCTCGTGGTGGGTTTGATCGTGTTCTTCAATCGCCGCGCCCGGGAACGGGAAGGCGTGTCGCGAAATCGATTGAGGATGACGTAG